Below is a window of Brassica napus cultivar Da-Ae chromosome A5, Da-Ae, whole genome shotgun sequence DNA.
tattactttacaagtttttaaaaattatgcactaaaagtagaaaacttaataaattacTTTAAATTTACTTCACAATCAAGAATTATTTCTGAGCATCAATCATGTCTTTTATCCTTTTCTATTTAAATAATTCTACTATCATATAAATGTTGTTGGCATGTCAAAGATAAGAACGAAGGATAAACTGATATAAAAACTTTGACCAGATGAATTAAAGTTGCCGCGATGCGTGTAGAACAACCGTGAAGCACCTAAAATGGTTGGGGATTTCAAAAAGTCTCCAAATCTACTTATTAATAGTTTGGATCGAATCCAAACAAGTCGACAAAACAAAAGAGACTACTACCGCCGGAACGATGAACACTTCCATTATACATGCTAAGGGTGTAAAAGAAGATTTTGTGGATGGATCAGAACATGGTGATCTTAGCTACTTTGCAAGCAAAAGAAAAGTTCCTCGTGGACCCGATCCTATACACAACAGGTTCTTTATTGGTTTCTTGTTTCAGTTATCCCTTCCAATCAACATATCCTTTCATGTCTATGTATGTTGTTAGTTTCAGCAATATATGGCATAGCTAATGATAAATATGATGCTGAGATGGATTAACAACGTCGTGGGATTAATATATTAAGCAAGCTAATTAACTTATTTGTTGTTGATGTATCTGTTTATATGCAGATTATTTATACGATTTTTTGGCCACGGATGAAACGATGAAATGCTAATATAAATAATGAAGGTAACTGACGCAGTGATCCAAAACAGGGTAGCTGCTAGTTGGGCGGAAGGCGAACCCTCCAACGTCTAATCATATACATCATAGTTAATTTTCGGACCCATCCCTAGATTATCCCATGTGAAACACCTGAGTGGTCCATGATGTTTGGATTCGATCCAACTATTAATATCGACATTCTTCATTCATCCATCATTAATAGACCTTTTGATATCCCAACCGTTTCGGTGATTCACGGTCGTTCTACACGCATCGTGGCAACTTTAATTCATCCAGTCATTTATACCAGTTTATCCTTCGTTCTTATCTTTGACATGTCAACAACATTTATATCTGATAGTAGAGTTATTTAAATAGctagtttttataatttaattttaatataaaaagaaagcaTATGATTATTAttctcaaatatataaaattaaagtattactttacaattaaaaaaaaattatactctaaaaaatagaaaacttaataaattattttaactttacttcacaatcaagtattaTTTCTGAGCATCAATCATGTATTTTGTCCTTCGCTATTTAAATAACTCTACTATCAGATATAAATGTTGTTGACATGTCAAAGATTAAGAACGAAGGATAAACTCTGGTATAAATGACTGGATGAATTAAAGTTGCCACGATGCGTGTAGAACGACCGACCGTGAATCACCGAAACGGTTGGGATATCAAAAGGTCTATTAATGATGGATGAATGAAAAATGGCTATATTAATAGTTGGATCGAATCCAAACATCCTGGACCACTCAGGTGTTTCACATGGGATAATTTAGGGATGGATcctaaaaattaattatgatgTGTATGATTAGACGTTGGAGGGTTCGCCTACCGCCCAAGTAGCAGCTAAACCCTGTTTTGGCTCACCGCATCAGTTACCTTCATTATTTATATTAGCGTTTCATCTTTTATctggtttttgaaaaaaaaaaaattacaattgatttatctagttttttttgctaaaaatttGATTTATCTAGTTGCGTTAAATTCTTGATTGCATGCTTATAGTGTGCCTAatagcatgattaacccggattCTTAATTTGAGATTCTTAATTCATGATttgacacattttttttttacatttttcggtTAAGAACCAATTCCTAGAGCATGTTTAATAGGAGGTTCTTAGGGTGTAGTTTTTATATTTCGCTAAAAACCCCAGCCTAAGAATCCTCATTAAACATgctcttatatttcttatttaagagacgattcttagatttttttagttaaaagttaagaaacggtTCTTAGGCGAAGCTAAAAACCCATTATTCATGGtctaatatgttttattttttgaaagcaTAGTATGCCTAATAGGTTTCACacaaaacaaaatctttctaCCCTACGCACATAAGATATCCTTTATACCATATGTTTTAACCAAGTTGAAGTCTCACAATTTCATTGTCAAGTCCATGTTATATCCTATAGGCATCTGATCCCATATTCTTGTTTAATTATTTGGGTTAAAATTCGATGGtataaacaaaagagaaaaaagacgaaaaaaataaaagagaggaAAAATTAATAGTGACTCAATTTATAAAGATAACGAATGTTACTTTATTCTTAAATTGTATTCACTATATATCTGATGTGAATAGATGTTTGAGAATGAAAGAGTGGGTGATTGGTAAGTGACGTGAGTACTGTTCAAAGCTCATTTTTTTTCTACATTCACTTTAGTTTACCAATGAtgctttaagaaaaaaattaaaactatagcCATAAATCTACGACTACTATTCTAaagccaaaaaaataaaaaccagaGCATTTTTGTGTTTGTAAGAAACCTTGAAGAACAATTTTGAGCGCTTATATTGAAGTATctaatagagtttttgttgggAGGGGTCTATTCTCCTACGAAGAATTACGTTAATGTGGTTTAGATTTAGAGATACACAGGTTTTAGGATTCAGAACTTTCAATTCATTAAAAAGAGACATCTAATAGagtgttttttaaataaaaaaatgatcttTGACTACTTAGTTTCTTGCCAAACAAGAGAATCAAGATAAGGTGTATCTAGATTAGTAGAGTGATTTCTTCAGACCCTTTGGTATGGAACCAAAACAGTGTGAGATCAAGAAGcccttaatatttatttttgtgagAATTATGTGTTTTGGATGTTTCCATCCATTTCATATagaacatgaacatgaacaaAAAACAACAAGCTCTCTTTATTACAATTAAGGATCTGCTAGACCCTTATTATATATGGGATTTAGTTTCATTTCTAAGGCAAGGGTACATATCGAGTAATGGGAGTGAACTTAAGAGGATGAGCCATGGTTAGGATGACCCCTTCCATTACCTCTTCCATATTGACTTTATCTCCATCAATTCTCCACTCAAAGCCATGCACTATCACTCCTATTGCGGTTCCCACAACGATATAACCTAGAGCTGAGCCAGGGCATCCTCTCCTTCCGCTACCAAAAGGAAGGTATTTAAgtattttctcttttctctcatCTTCTTGGCCTGATTTTGAAGAAGCTAGAAACCTCTCTGGCATAAATTTAAGAGGATCTTCCCCAAAGATCAGGATCTCTCATTATATCATAAACATTAACTACAAGTCTTGTCTTCTCCGGTATATAGAACCCTCCGATCTCACACTCTTTTTTGAAATTCTCTTGGCACGAGAGGCCCAGGCGGGTGCAACCTTAGTGTTTCCTTGACCACGGCTTGCAAATAAGGGAGGTTTGGTATATCTGTTTCTTGAATCAACCTTGTTTTCCCTACAATGGAATCGAGTTCTTTTCTCAGTTTTTCAAGGACGTTGGGGTTGTTGATGATCTCAGCCATTGCCCACAGTATTGTTGTTGAAGAGGTGTCAATGGCTCCAAACAAAAGCTCCTGCATGCCATTGAAAACATGTTTCTTATTCAGAAAATGCGCAACATGTATTAATATGATTCTCAAAGAAAGGAAGGTGTACCACAAAAAACGCCTTGATGTGGTTCATAGTGATCTTGTACTCAGCTTTTTTGTCTTCATAAGCTGACAACAACACATCCATCATATCTTTTCCTTGATCCTTGTCTGGTTCCTCTTTGTGTCCCACTAGAACCCTTTCTAGCATCTCATCACATCTGTTTGAAACCCTCATTATTTCATTCTTGAATAGTGAGATTCCGATCTTCTCCAGCTGTCTACGGAACAAGACTGCCAAGAACATTCTCTTTATCAAGCCGCTCCACTCGGTAACCAAATCCTTAAGTCTCTCAGCTTCACCATCCTCCTCTGAAAATCTCCGTCCCATGCTCATCATACACATGATGTTGTTAACAAGATTCATTGCTTCCTTACCCACGTCAACACTCTCCTTCTTCCTCGCCTTATTAAGCAACTTACCGTAAAAACGGTTTATCTCATCTGCACGGATGCCTCGTGACTGCTCCTGTGCCTGTGGTCCGAGAAGCTTTGTGACCATCAgcttcttcatgaacttccagTAATCCCCACAAGGAGCGTTGAGCACGCCAGATGATCCAAATAAGAGGGAGTCATCGACGGCAGGAACACCGCGAGAGGAGACGTTCACGTCGTGAGCTCTGAAGATCTCATAAGCCACAGAGGCTGAAGAGACGAGGATGATGGATGTATTAAAGATTCGGAGGTGGAGGAAAGGTCCATAGTTGGAAGAGATTTTCTGTAAAGACTTGTGAACTAGAGTAGAGAGAAGAAGGTGAAGATGACCAATGACTGGAAGAGACGGAGGGCTCGGGGGGAAATCACAAGTGGCCGGCCTTGAGGGGAAGCCACCCAAGCCAAGGATTAGGGCATCCAAATTAGTGGGgcatatgttttaaaaaattttttattagtatgtagtatatacataaaaataaaatctgtagattattttgttaaaatattatctattggacatatttagttataataagatttgtcaaactttttaaatatattagtaaatttatattttagataatagttaaaaccctaattctaaaaTAGAAACACAACAATTTTTCCTTTTGTTCCAAACTTCCAATTTGTTATTTTGTGTCGCCTTGCAGCCTTGCAACACTTTTATTTTGCCcagatttaaattcataaattagGTTTTCAATTACAACTCATCCCTTCCATCGTAAGAAGTAGTAAGACGGTACGTTTCTTAGTTCCTCGTTTCTCAGTTGAGATAAAAGCTTAGTTATATTTAtacttactttttatttttaggggtttttgccaaaactaacccacaacttgattttaattccaaacctatacccaaacttgaatcaaatgcaaaactaacctaaaagcctagtgaaattacagctcagccccttgtgaccaaacaaaaaaacagaagccatttttacgaatatagccccagtaaatcgtctgagtcgtctgagatgttggaagtcgtctggacgactgaagtgtaagtcgtctggacgactgaagtgtaagtcgtctggacgactgaagtgtaagtcgtctggtaccagtttatttaaaaataatttataaatcttgtaaaaaatattttgatgcgtaaaaaataaaaatcaagtaattataaacagttttaactgatataaattaagatatgataaaattgatttgttttgaagatatatgagtggaagtagtgaatcatgaaatactttggtttaggagtttggcaaacatatgttgtagtattgtatgtattgttagggttagattttggaaaactaaaatgttttttcaaaaattagttttcacctatatgtgtttatttctgtgtatagtaaacacttttcaagtttgatttggttttatgaagtgtttaattagataattaagtttaggggttatgtttagggtgtggacgacttatatttcagtcgtctgttaaataatttacccggacgacgtatatttcagtcgtccagacgacttacttgtaagtcgtctggaaagtcttctattttagtttcccgctaaaaatatttaatttcccgctaaaaatattaaactcttctggacgacttacatgtaagtcgtctgttttaatttcttcaccagacgactgaaatgtaagtcgtccaggaagtcgtctgagtcaaaaatatttaatctaattggattttttgtctccctatataaagaaaaatttacacattctctctcctcctctcaaatggctgcaacaaaaatgtaatgttcatcattctaaaactctccaacctctctctaatctctttgacttgaaaacaccaaactttatatgaatttttcagttttgtctcatgtatttcttactaatctatctcttttgcaggtttttaatcaaatggtactcatcttccactaatttagaggtagatctattaattttagatatgtatttttgtgtgttctataaatgtagatttatctaatcttccactcattttctctatttttaagtcatttgaacgtttttgaatatgcaggtttttcagatctggatttgatgtgcaggtttttcagatctggaagacttctgggacgacttacctgttagtcgtctggaagtcgtctggaagtcatctggaagtcttctgacgaagtcgtctggacttccaggaagtcgtctggacttcctggaagtcgtctggacttcctggaagtcgtctggacttccaggaagtcgtctggacttccaggaagtcgtctggacttccaggaagtcgtctggacttctaggaagtcgtctggatttttctgagcgttttggtaagttcttatgtctgatttttcttcatttggtaacttcttgttgtataaagttcttacttttttcccaaactaaaactctccaaacccactctaatctctttgacttgaaaacaccaaactttatatgaatttttcaattttgtctcatgtctttgttactaatctatttttttttgcaggtttttaattatttggtactcatcttccactaatttaaaggtagatctattatttttagatatgtatttttgtgtgttctgtaaaggtagatttatataatcttccactcatttttttctgtttttaagccatttgaacgtttttgaatatgcaggtttttcagatctggatttaatatgcaggtttttcagatctggaaaacttctgggacgacttacttgttagtcgtctggaagtcatctggaagtcgtctggaagtcgtctggacttcctaaaagtcgtctggacttcctgtaaagtcgtctggacttcctgtaaagtcgtctggaagtcgtctgaacttcctaaaagtcttctggcaaagtcgtctgaacttcctggaagtcgtctggacttcttagaagtcgtctgaacttcttaaaagttgtctggtcttgtctactcaagtggaatccaagcttgtctttgtagatgaatgatctataatagttttgtttgtgatctgttttatgaattgcatgtatactcttttagttgtgaattttttgtaaaatcagtaataatgttttccaagatgtattaaatgtgctaacaatgtgtttacacatttacaaatcaatgaaataatagacttcagtagcctttttcttatctttggatctctcatatgcaataataaactccaatggcctttttctcatcttaataaacaagaatgttggtaagagatggaaacaaacaatagtaactagtcaaagcatatcatattttttataagtttgcattgaaaaacttagtcaaatttagtaaaactaagggagagaacatattttgtaaatatgagttttacatatcttgaagttacttatcactcttaaaaatacaagttattcaaaaactaacgtagaagacttaaaaactagtggagaagacgcggacgacttcaatctaagttgtctagacgactaaactatatgtcgtctggtcaacgcagaggttatttttgcaattgactttgaaatctgttatttcggacgactgaaagttaagtcgtctactattgtttggttaaaaaaaaactccaaaaaagctagacgacttacatttcagtcgtcagaggttagttttgcatttgactggattatttcagaagtttgactttttggacgacttacatttcagtcgtctagtgaaaattaaaataataatatttttttaaaagtagacgacttaaagttaagtcgtcataggttagttttgcaattgaaaaaaaaaacttcaagatttaattatatacagacgacttataattcagtcgtccacgagacgactgaaatgtaagtcgtccaggatttacgaggtttgaccagaatctcggaaaaaaatcctggacgacttacaattaagtcgtctggtggacgactgaattataagtcgtctgtgtataattaaatcttgaagttttttttttcaattgcaaaactaacctatgactacttaattgtaagtcgtttactttaaaaaaaatattattattttaattttcgccagacgactgaaatgtaagtcgtctggggaagtcaaacttctgaaattatccagtcaaatacaaaactaacctatgacgactgaaatgtaagtcgtctaggttctttggaattttttttgaaaccaaacaatagtagacgacttaactttcagtcgtctcaggttacagatttcaaagtcaattgcaaaaataacctctgcgttgaccagacgacttccaggtaagtcgtctacagccagacgactgaaaggtaagtcgtctacagccagacgacttcccaagtaagtcgtctgacgaacagatctggaaaaaaactcgatgtcataccttaaattagtgagataagttccttagcatacataaggcttctccaagcacacagaatcacaaacggaagtcacccacccataatcgttagcttctatgactctatgaaccataaaaattttagaatcaaaatcttgagtttttttagctcattgtggagagaaagtgagagatatgttgtgtttaggtcacaagaatggaaaaagaagaagggtaaatcgattttaggagcattaagagcttcaaattggttgttcatggtggttgtggtattgatgacaatggcaatcttgtaattacttgaagatgatgagggtgagagagtaaaaatgtcattttcgaaaaaaaaaaaaaaataaaaatggatggcattttcgtaaattatatgaacttgtggggtgaatagggcaaaaccaattttcaaaaaaaaaagaggttagttttgtgtttgactttaagttataggtcaattttgcaaaaatcccttatttttaattgataacAAGATGGCACCGTCTGGGACAAGCAAACCATGTGGAATTAAAAAGAATCAGCCATCTGGAGCTCAAAAcagaaataaaaagaagaagcaagaagcactcaTAAAGTCACTACAAGGTTCTATGTCCAAGTTTGTAACGAAAGTTAATAGTAGTGGAACTGGGAATTCATCTActcaaagagaagaagaaaaagataaagatgAAGTTGTAGCTGATATTGATCAGAATGAGGAGTCTGGAAATTCAGAGGAATGTCAAGAAACTTATCAAGATGAAACTGAAAACCaagatcaaaagataaaagagCAACAAAATAAAGATGTCTCTGATCCAGGAAATTGGGAAAACATTGATATGGGATTTAGAGACTTGTTGGTTAAGAAGGGTCCTGCGACAAGATTATCAAGTCATCATCAGTTTCCTAAAGACAGCATTGGCAGACATTTTTCGCATGTATTCTATACAAGAGATATGATAAATGGAGAGAAAAAAGATAGGCGATGGTTGGTATACTCAAAAGCTTTAGATAAGGCTTTTTGTTTTTGCTGCAAATTGTTTAGGCATGAGAAAGGTGGTGGTAACTTGGCAACTACAGGATATAATGATTGGAGAAACTTTTCAGCAAGGCTGAAAGAACATGAAGTTTCTCATGATCATGTTATATCTATGACACGCTGGAGAGAGTTGGAGCTGAGATTTAAAGAAAATCAGACAATTGATAAGCATGTTCAAGAAGAACTAAATAGAGAAAAAATCCATTGGAGAGAAGTATTATTGAGATTATTTGCAGTGGTGAAAACTCTAGCTCAAAGAAACTTGGCGTTTCGTGGGGATAATGAAAAACTTGGTGAAGCGAATAATGGAAATTTTTTGGGTCTTATTGAGATGATTGCAGAATTTGATGCAGTGATGAGAGAGCATGTTAGACGAATTGAGAAAAAAGAAATCTATGTGCATTATCTCAGTCATAGGATTCAGAACGAAATGATTGAGATGCTGGCTAAGGAGATCAAAGTTATGATCTTACATAAGATCCGTGAGTCGAAGTATTTCTCCATAATTCTTGATTGTACCCCTGATATCAGTCATAAAGAGCAAATGACTTTGGTTATACGATGCGTGGATGTTTCTACAATGACAACCAAGGTTGAGGAATTctttttgacatttttgattGTCAAAGATAAATCAGGAGAAGGGCTTTTTGCTTCGCTCCAAGATGCACTTGTTGAGCTAGAGTTAGACATTGGTGATGTGAGAGGACAAGGCTATGACAATGGATCTAATATGAAAGGAAAGAACAAAGGAGTTCAAAAGAGGTTGCTGGAAATCAATCCAAGGGCATTCTTTACACCATGTGGCTGTCACAGTCTTAATTTGGTGCTATGTGATatagcatcttcttccccaAAAGCTGTGTCTTTCTTTGGAATTGTTCAGCGAATATATTgcttattttcttcttcaacAAACAGGTGGGACATATTGACAGAAAATGTTAAAGGACTAACCCTTAAGTCTTTGTCTCAAACACGTTGGGAAAGTCATGTTGAAAGTGTGAAAGCAATACGGTTTCAAGCTCCAGAAATCAGAGAAGCATTACTTTGTTTGGCAGAAAGTACTGACGATCCAGCAACACGAAGTAGTGCCGAGTCCCTTGCTTTAAGTGAAACACATGGAATTGGAAGTTTCGAGTTCTTGTTTGGTATGGTTGTTTGGTATGACCTTCTTTTTGTTGTCAACACAGTAAGCAAGAGTCTACAATCAGAAAACATTGATATCAATGTTGCAATTCACCTGCTGCAAGGGCTTGtgtcatattttcaaaaatatcgagCGACTGGTTTTGAGGAAGCAAaggctaaggctaagcaaattGCAGTTGATATGGAGGTTGAAGCTGAAATTCCTGTGAAACAAAAGCGTatcattagaagaaaaaaacactaTGATGAA
It encodes the following:
- the LOC125608838 gene encoding uncharacterized protein LOC125608838, with the translated sequence MSKFVTKVNSSGTGNSSTQREEEKDKDEVVADIDQNEESGNSEECQETYQDETENQDQKIKEQQNKDVSDPGNWENIDMGFRDLLVKKGPATRLSSHHQHEKGGGNLATTGYNDWRNFSARLKEHEVSHDHVISMTRWRELELRFKENQTIDKHVQEELNREKIHWREVLLRLFAVVKTLAQRNLAFRGDNEKLGEANNGNFLGLIEMIAEFDAVMREHVRRIEKKEIYVHYLSHRIQNEMIEMLAKEIKVMILHKIRESKYFSIILDCTPDISHKEQMTLVIRCVDVSTMTTKVEEFFLTFLIVKDKSGEGLFASLQDALVELELDIGDVRGQVSETHGIGSFEFLFGMVVWYDLLFVVNTVSKSLQSENIDINVAIHLLQGLQIAVDMEVEAEIPVKQKRIIRRKKHYDEDPEIVDENVLLSPEESFRIDYFNTLMDQALLTDASEDTLKASCLNLEASLRNGTHSDIVGDDLFMELKILRESIPEEVRKPIEVLDFLKKNGGLLSKHRNCLSHIIDHSGVGCHS